The following is a genomic window from Rutidosis leptorrhynchoides isolate AG116_Rl617_1_P2 chromosome 8, CSIRO_AGI_Rlap_v1, whole genome shotgun sequence.
tttaatgggtTTTTTTTTTGTTATAGTAATTATAGAAATGGTTTTTCAAatggaataattataaaaataggaAAACCGTTCTTTTAAAGGCCGATTTGGACACGTGTTTAATTCTCACTCAAACCGACAAATGAAATGCCGGTTTGACCGTTTGACCCTAACAGTTTTCGCACCAACCGCCTCTTCAATAATTCCCTAACCCGTGACATAATTGCTGCGAATGTGAGTCGGCCACGTGTCCAAACCGGCAATTGAAAGCCCGACCCACAGCCACAGCAAATTCGAAGGAGTGACCGGGTTTCAAATCCACCATGATGTGGTACCGGTGGACACAAATATGGGCATAGACGTGGACGTTGAATGATCGTATTATGAATGATTGTAATAGTATGGGTGTtttaatggttttttttttaataaaaagtcttttattttaatgaatgtacttttattatattttgttaTAATGAATAATTTATTAATTGAAAACTCGTTTTACAAACtataaattattataattaaataataaaaacataatataatatgaaaaataaaaaataatctaATTATTTATAaactaataaataattaattaatgaaaaaaattatataaaaatcataataaaataacacaaacataacataaataaaaaatatataaaattacaaACCGGCATTTCAAATGCCGGTTTGGTTAAAAATACGGTTCCACGGTCGAAACCCTAATTACTTGTAACGGTGACGTCGGAAAACATCAAACCGGCGAATGAATAATCGGTTTGGCTTTCAAACAATCAAACCGGCAAATGAATAACCGGTTTACCCATgtttataaaattttttttttgaaaaactatTTCTGTAAAACCGTTAAATATAttaccatttaaaaaaaaaatcttcatttttatgtttttattttttattctttgatttttgatttttatgtttttattttttattctttgatttttgatttttatgtttttattttttgagaATAGCCGTTTAACTAGCATCTTCTTACTCATCATTTGAGTTGGTCAAAGATTTGTTGAAATTAAACGTATATAATCGATCCATATACAACAAAAATCCAGCTCTATGGGTCATCACCGGGTCCTTGTAAATAGCCGGCCGGGCCCCATGACATAGCCCTCGTTTTGCCGGCCTGGCGTCCACGTCATCATCAACCTTCATAAATCCAGTTTTTTTCCAATGCACACAACTTTCATATACTACTATATAGTTTACATGATAAGATAGTGAAATCTGAAATTAAGTTCAAACCAATAATTTTCTTTAGTTATGCAAATGGATATAAACGACAACAGTCCAAGCACTCATAGTCGTGGCTCATCAACCACCACCATCGATCGTTTAAAGCTTAGCACGAGCTCAAAAAGCGAATCACCAACGACCACTTTAAGCCGCCGTTTCTCATCCTTAAACAATGCAcaatcaccaaccaccaccaccaccaccaccaccaaggaTGACATTCGTCGACTAGTGAAAGCCAACGGTGCGACACTAAATCTTGATGATTTAAGATTTGTACAAAGGCTAGGAAGTGGTGATATCGGAAGTGTGTACTTGGTTGAGCTAAAATGCGCCGAGGGGTGCATGTTAGCGGTGAAGGTGATGGATAAGGAAGAATTGATTAGTAGAGATAAAGAAAGTAGAGCAAAGATAGAATTAGAGATACTAAAAATGTTGGATCATCCATTTTTGCCGTCTTTGTATGCTAGTTTGGAAGTTGATCAATGGTCGTGTTTGTTAACCGAGTTTTGTCCCGGTGGTGATCTTCATGTTCTTCGTCAACGACAACCTGATCGGAGGTTCGATGAAGCTGCCGTCAGGTGAGAGTCCCCAGTTTATATTTTGCTTTTATTATGATCATAGCTCTCAATATTACGGGTAGATTTGTATATAAGATTTCACGTTCAAATCTCATTAGCAGTAATTTTGGGATCGCTAGGGAATGGATTGAAAACGTGGTTGCAGCATGACAGCATAAATCAGTTAAGTCGAATTAGGTTTACAATGGGCAAGAAAAAACTTGCGACCCGTGAGTACACGTGCACGTGCTGGGAGGGCAGAGGCCGGATAAATTTTGTACCAGCTAACGGGTCGTGGGCGGGTCATCAATATATATAATCCAAAAGCTTCTTTAGAGTCCATTCATTTGCATATATGTTTAGCTTTTGTTCTTGTGTTGACTTGTTTTGAATAATTAAATTGTATACTTTTATAAGCCATGTGTTTGTTCGCGGGTTGTGGCTATCCGCAGTCATGGCACAGGATAAAAAATCAACCCATTGTCCAATACCCGGGCCTTGACGGGTGAAGAAAAATCATAGTGGGTGGGGTCGCGAAAATAAGAGTTTCGTACCTATCACTCGTGGGGTGTCATCCCTAAGCTTCATACATTATAGTAATACTCGTGCTCTCCGAACATGTACAATAAAACCTCTTACCCAATTTACTTGCTTATAAAATTGAACTAATATTAATTTGAAATTTGCTTGATATGTACCTGTACATAGGTAGTTGTTGCTAGTTTATAAATTAACCTTTTAGTACTTAGAGAGTTGAAGTGTATATATGCAGATTTTATGCATCAGAAATTGTGGTTGCCCTTGAATACCTTCACATGTTGGGAATAATCTACAGAGATCTAAAGCCCGAAAATGTTCTTGTTCGATCAGACGGTCACATAATGCTCACCGACTTCGACTTATGCCTAATATGCGACGATTTGACGAGCCCAAAACTTGTTCAAGGTCAAGAACTAGCCATAAGAAGCCCATCAATGTTTACCAAAGGCTCATTGTCCTCTTGCATGCTTCCTAAATGCATCATGCCTAAACTGATCACTTGTTTCCACCCAAAGAAAAAACGAAGACCGCGGCCCACTAACCGTGAAGCCTTTGACATAATAGCCGAGCCAGTTGAGGCACGGTCCATGTCATTTG
Proteins encoded in this region:
- the LOC139862637 gene encoding protein kinase G11A-like; protein product: MDINDNSPSTHSRGSSTTTIDRLKLSTSSKSESPTTTLSRRFSSLNNAQSPTTTTTTTTKDDIRRLVKANGATLNLDDLRFVQRLGSGDIGSVYLVELKCAEGCMLAVKVMDKEELISRDKESRAKIELEILKMLDHPFLPSLYASLEVDQWSCLLTEFCPGGDLHVLRQRQPDRRFDEAAVRFYASEIVVALEYLHMLGIIYRDLKPENVLVRSDGHIMLTDFDLCLICDDLTSPKLVQGQELAIRSPSMFTKGSLSSCMLPKCIMPKLITCFHPKKKRRPRPTNREAFDIIAEPVEARSMSFVGTHEYLAPEVVSGEGHGNAVDWWTLGIFVYELFYGVTPFRGGDNDCTLTSILARGLQFPKEPVASSAMKDMITKLLTKDPAKRMGSMKGAPSIKHHPFFDGVNWALLRGASPPYVPQPVTFQDFVAKNEHCDDHIDYY